Below is a window of Penaeus monodon isolate SGIC_2016 chromosome 26, NSTDA_Pmon_1, whole genome shotgun sequence DNA.
agagagagagagaggagagagagagagagagagaggagagagagagagagaggagagaggagagagagagagagagagaggagagagagagaggagagagagagaaagaggagagagagagtctggaCTCGTTGGACCGGGAGTTACGTGCTAGCTACCGACGCAGgtaggtcagccctcgcctctctCGGAGGAGATTCGGTCAAGCGACCCGAcgggtaggtcagctccgcctctcCTGGCAGCTGACCGGGCCTCCACGCGGCGGCTTTTGAGACCTTAGACaaagtcgtagcgtcgtctaGGGTGTCACCCTTAAGGTGTTTTGGTCCTAGTCAGCCACTGTAATAGAGTACGCAAGCCtttacagagagaggagagagagagagagaggggagaaagaaggagagagagagagagagagagagagagagagagagagagagagagagagagagagagagagagagagagagagagagagagagaaatggaaaatgaagagaataaaaagaagagaatgaaggaaacgcaaggaaagagaaagacaaaataaaaataaaacgaaagaaaaacaagaaaaaaaaagaaagacaaagaaaaagagcgaaaaggaaaaaaacaaaacaaaacaaataaacaaaaaaggaagaaaaagcataagaattaaaaaagaacaagaaaaaagagttaattcagacgaaaggagagaaagaaagagcgaggccCAGTAATCCCCGGATTAATATCCCGGATTAAATACTCGGGAACGGAAAATCCTCCCTTTAGAGATTTCGTTATAAAAATACGCGGGTGTTTCAAGTCTTTTCATTTTACTAGtatttttaatacctttttttggttattatctgTAACGTAAGCTTTTATTTggaatcatcattgttatgatgatgatcatgataaagacataatggtaaagataaagaCTCATAAGCCATTAAtatctaacataatatatatatatatatatatatatatatatatatatatatatatatatatatatatatatgtttttttttttttttcttttttttttttttttttttttttcttttttcaccacaATATATCCCTCTTTATAACTCTATCCAACCCGTATCCCAAAGCTCCCCCAACCAACCCCTTTCTTCGACCCCATTTCCCCCTACTTTCAGTCCCTACCTTCAGCGTCCCTCccatcacccttcctctctcatctatcccttccccaactcctctctcctctcctgcctccactatcctttcctcccctcttcatcctctactctcctttctatctcttctcttcctctcttcatcctctgctcccctctccatctctcccctttccctcgatACCCTAACTCTTCTCctacccacacccctccccacccctctctatcccttccttcccttccgctctccatccttctccaacacctcctccccacctctgtccaccatcctctctccatccctcccccttccttctcctctacccacctctccatccctctccacctctccctacccctaccccacctctctccatctctcccctaaaccatcccctcctccattcccttctccattcctccccacccaaccccctcatcatccctccccaccccctctccacccctcccttccctctccactccttcccaccccctctccaccactccccaccccctctccatcccctcccctctccacccccaccccccttaccttCAACACAATCACATGAATGGAAGAGATATCCTCGAAGTGGAGGATCATGGACTGTGGTAACTCGGCGGCCTCCACCAGGTACCTGTGGGCGATGATGGAGGTGGATAGCGCGGCCGCCTGTTGGTTCTTGTCGGGGTAGGAGTCACTCTCGACAGGGGCTTGGTTGTacctgggaaagggaggggggggggagaggcggacGTGAGTGGTTGTGGTGAGGTGGTTGTGGttgcttgtgggggggggggatattactTTACTGAAATCTACTGTAAACCAACGGCCACGGAAAATTACATAAAGACGTGATTCATTGAGAAAACACACTCGTAGTATGAAGGAACGCATATGTTCTAGATTATGTGATAAAGGCTGGTTTAGATAAAGTTATAGCGTATTGTCtggattttttcgaaaattatgtattagtaataatgcTGACTTTGCTATTTATAAGcgttagtaaaaaatatatattaactctgATAAttcatggtaatagtaaaaattattagCAGCAACAAAATATATCTGTACATTCTTACTCCCTCTGTTATTCCTTCCTTGTTCCCTATTGTCTCAAATTCGTCGGTATCAAATCTCCCGACGTGGCCTGCGATATTAATCAGAGGCAACGTTCTTATTGAAGCTAAGTTGTGTGAAAAGAGGCAGCTGGAAGTGCCCATTAAACCGTAAAATTTTCATCACGGAAAAGTAGTTTTTGTACTCCCCGTTTTCTACggggaataataaaagaaaatgggaatttaaGGCTACCTCATTGCGAATATGCAAAaccctttcgtttttttgtgttttttttttatgcgaggagatatataaatctacaaaGGTGTTTGCTTATTAGTTTTGTTTCTATTATAATGTATCTTCGTATACAATCGTAAAATGGTAAGGTATTTGATGATGTGTTAACTGATGTCAtatgatgagaaagaaaatgtgttATTTAAGATAGAGTTGTATTCTAAGAGTCATTAGTTAGATAAGAAAGTTTTGAAATGTCAAAGGGATTttaggaaggaaagaaaacgttGAATTAAAATATCGCATTtaccagttctctctctctctctctctctctctctctctctctctctctctctctctctctctctctccttccgtttccttctccaatcctctctcgctttctctccctctctctccttccatttccttccccatttcgccctctctctctgtttcccctatACTTCTCTCCCACAAACAATCTCCAtccacatccccccccacccccacccccaacatttccccacctctcccacctcccatccctctctctcatcccccaccctcctctcccatccccccaccctctctcccatccccccatccctctctcccatccccccatccctctctcacctATCCATCAACGTCTGCAAATCCTGCTGGTAGACTTCGACCTGGTGCATATTATGGGCGTTGATGTAGTCCCCGACCAGCGCTGTGACCTCGTCCTTGACCTGACCCCAGTAGTCGAACGCCTCTTGGTCCAGGGCGTCGAGGATGGTGTTCAAGAGTTCCTGTACGGTTTCGTTGGGGATGAGGCCTAGCAGCTGGTGCGCGATGGCCAGGGCAATGGTGGTTtctgtggggaggggaaggaaggggaggggagggatggagggaggggtggagggaggggtggagggaggggtggagggaggggtggaggggaggagagagggatgcagagaggggtggagggggatggaaaaggatggagagtggggtggagggggatggaagaggaaggaggatgggagggagcggaggaagaagggatggagataggagggagagagggggggaggaggagggacgggtgtaagtaaggaaggaaggagagagagagagagagagagagagagagggaagggaggaggatgggagggaaggagagaaggaaggaaggacaggtatggcaaaggatggaaggaaagagggacagCAATGTAGAGTGgtatggaaggaagaggaagtgggagggatgATAAATATAAGGTAGTGACGGAAATTAAAAGAGATATGAAGGAACAAGGAAGGATCggggatggaaaggaaaaagagaaacatttGGAGTAGTTTTAGTGATAGAAgcaatgattactactactactactactattattattactatcatcagtagtagtagtagtagtagtagtattagcaccACGATTACCCTCGACACTgatatcatctctattatcacGTTAATTCCTTTAAAAACACCGAATAAATCCttacaaaaaaaatctctccctcacacatcatcttaaaaaaaaaaaatctctctccctcacacttcatcttaaaaaaaaaaaaatcccaacatgaCATGACATACTCACTTCTGCCGTCGATGACTTCATGTTCTTTCGGGAGAGGTGAAGACAGTGCCAACCCCGCCAGTGCCAGGAAGAAGACGAACAACACTCCCGCCCGCATGTTtctgtgggcgtgggcgggaaaGGAGGTTAACGAGTGGGTGAAAGTGGGCGtggtttgttggtgtgggtgtgggtgtgagagagtatatatatctaatgattgataatggtaattacagTAGTAGTTATTTTCGTTAATATTgttgtaataaaaacaacagccgTGATggaattagtaataaaaataatggtaatgataaaaaggatgataataatcataagataagtgcatatacatgtaataatgataaaaacaacaacaataattataatgataataataataatgataataataataataataataatgataataataataataatggtaataataattactactattattattgtcgttattattactattattataattattatcattgttattactgttattactattatctgatcattactattattataattatcattatcattattattattattattattattattattatcattattattattatttctattattattattagtagtagtagtagtatatcatcattattgttattatcattattgatactagtgttattaccataatggtaataataacaacaatcatgataacaataatactgataacgataataatgatacttataataagaaggatgatgatgatggtgatcaaaataataatgacgataattataatgataataatcattataataataatgataataataataatagtaatagcaacaattatgatgataacaataatgataatagtaatgataataatgataatgacaatgatgataatggtaatagtaatgataatgacgataatgacaataataataaggataataatggtattaataataatgataacaaaaccaaaatcaataaaataatgatggttataataataataataatagtgacgatgaattgtgacgatgataatagtaattgcaatattaataatgataatgacaataatgataacaataatgataataataataatcataataatcataaaaataataataacaatgacaatattaatattaacgatACTATTTCTACCAtcagcaaaacaaaaaatcacaccagtaataacaacagtaaagcaAATAAACCACAAATAAATGAAGTTTGAATAAATGTTACCAATCTAAACCTCAGCCCAAAAACACCTCCCTGTCTCACCTCCTTGTGCTGTCGGTCCAACGTCTTCAGGGAAAGGTGTGACACCCAAGAGGGTCAGAGGAAACCGAGCAGGTGTGAGAGTTTGTTTATGATGCAACATAGGCTGGGttcgggggtgaggggagggggtgggtgtttggagagggtggggggagggaggaggggtagaaggtggggggaggagaaaggggaggaggggtggaaaggggggggaaggggaaaggggtggggagaggatggggaaggagggggaggagggaagggaaaggggaggagaggtggaagatggggggaggagaaaggggaggagggttgaaaggatgggggagtagggaaaagagaaaggggaggggatgatacgaagattagaaagagagagatggaaaggagaaggaagaaaggagaaaggcgaTGAAAgtaaaggatgggaagggaacgaggggaagaaaagagaagagaacgggtaagtaaagagaaatgaaaagagggggagagaagactaagaggagaaggaaataagggaagaaggaaaaacaggacGGGGGAGCGAATtggaaaggggatgaagaaagggggggggggatttaggggCGGGGTTAAAAGCGGGGGAGATGGGTAAGAAAATTGAAAGTGGGGGGTCTTTATCGGgggtaaggaaaaagggggtggggggagacccTGGCTTAGAtactaaaaaaatagatagataaataaataaataaatagataatgaaaaagg
It encodes the following:
- the LOC119590084 gene encoding LOW QUALITY PROTEIN: uncharacterized protein LOC119590084 (The sequence of the model RefSeq protein was modified relative to this genomic sequence to represent the inferred CDS: deleted 1 base in 1 codon) yields the protein MRAGVLFVFFLALAGLALSSPLPKEHEVIDGRKTTIALAIAHQLLGLIPNETVQELLNTILDALDQEAFDYWGQVKDEVTALVGDYINAHNMHQVEVYQQDLQTLMDRYNQAPVESDSYPDKNQQAAALSTSIIAHRYLVEAAELPQSMILHFEDISSIHVIVLKDAAETYSFPDLPPSRWWVDLDEELDHYIAYGKSLKVDLGKLEDGEGHVPEGLRGRLVYQLGVDWRRVLRYVHGQRRVTGEESTCTQLHGTQDCETHCDVFKAHKEQEVTVFLSAKVNDVIAAWEQLKEIAAANAAVASRYYDPTRAH